The following proteins are encoded in a genomic region of Candidatus Poribacteria bacterium:
- a CDS encoding MATE family efflux transporter: MNNQKSDENKAKLLQGPVGKTLISLATPMAFGIMAIILFTVVDTFYIGRLGAEPLAAMGFTFPISYIVMSIAMGLSVGTSSTIARAIGEGHQLRVQRLATDGLGLAFLIVTCFSLIGLTNLNTIFSLMGARGEILKLISDYMIPWCLGVGLLVIPMVGNGAIRATGDAKTPATIMIIAGLVNIILDPFLIFGIGPFPRLELRGAALATVVSWGVTFTASLWILGKREGMIRLPVFDPKRTFDSWKQILYIGVPAAGTNVMEPLSMAVITRMISEYGEEAVAALGVGGRLEALSLIGLWGLSMAMTPFVGQNFGAGNYDRIRAALRFGSKFSLIWGSIAFAVLCLCAGIIAPIFNDDKTVVASIVLFLQIIPISYGMYGISTLINSMFNALGKPLQASLVIILHLFVFVLPLAYLGSKVYGLKGIFIGITIGNAVVGIIAYLMVQRFLVRIEVERESGVTDAIESISP; encoded by the coding sequence GTGAACAATCAAAAATCCGACGAAAATAAAGCAAAACTGCTACAGGGACCAGTGGGAAAAACACTCATATCTCTAGCGACACCGATGGCATTCGGAATTATGGCGATTATTCTGTTTACCGTCGTTGATACCTTCTACATTGGGCGATTGGGTGCCGAACCGTTGGCAGCGATGGGGTTCACCTTTCCCATCAGCTATATTGTCATGAGCATCGCAATGGGACTAAGCGTTGGCACCTCTTCAACCATCGCCAGAGCAATTGGAGAGGGGCATCAGCTGAGGGTGCAACGACTCGCGACCGATGGATTGGGGCTAGCCTTCCTCATTGTCACCTGCTTTTCTCTTATCGGACTAACAAACCTGAATACCATCTTCTCCCTGATGGGAGCAAGGGGTGAGATACTCAAACTCATTTCCGACTACATGATCCCTTGGTGTCTGGGAGTGGGGTTGCTCGTGATTCCGATGGTCGGCAACGGTGCGATTCGTGCCACAGGTGACGCCAAAACGCCCGCGACTATTATGATTATCGCCGGACTGGTGAACATCATCTTGGATCCATTTCTGATTTTCGGCATCGGTCCGTTTCCCCGATTGGAGTTACGAGGCGCGGCGCTGGCAACGGTAGTTTCTTGGGGGGTGACATTCACCGCTTCGTTATGGATTTTGGGGAAACGTGAAGGGATGATTCGGCTGCCGGTATTCGATCCGAAACGCACCTTCGATTCGTGGAAACAGATCCTTTACATCGGTGTTCCGGCGGCGGGGACAAATGTAATGGAGCCGTTGTCAATGGCGGTTATTACCCGGATGATCTCCGAATACGGCGAGGAGGCTGTCGCCGCGCTTGGTGTGGGAGGGCGGTTAGAGGCACTGTCACTAATTGGGCTGTGGGGGCTGTCAATGGCGATGACCCCCTTTGTTGGACAGAATTTCGGTGCGGGCAATTATGACCGGATTCGAGCGGCGTTACGGTTTGGCTCGAAATTCTCACTGATATGGGGAAGCATTGCGTTCGCTGTCCTTTGCCTCTGTGCCGGGATCATCGCGCCAATTTTTAATGATGACAAGACAGTAGTTGCCTCCATTGTTCTCTTTTTACAGATTATCCCAATCAGTTACGGGATGTATGGGATTTCTACGCTGATTAATTCGATGTTCAACGCTTTGGGAAAGCCGTTACAAGCATCGTTGGTCATCATACTACATCTCTTCGTTTTCGTCCTACCGTTGGCGTATCTGGGATCAAAGGTATACGGGTTGAAGGGAATCTTCATCGGTATCACTATTGGGAATGCGGTCGTTGGGATTATCGCCTATCTGATGGTACAGAGATTCCTTGTACGCATTGAGGTAGAGCGTGAGTCAGGGGTTACGGATGCTATTGAATCAATTTCCCCTTAA